In Clostridiisalibacter paucivorans DSM 22131, the genomic stretch TGCCTTACCTTTTATCTTAGGCATCATCTTGCCCATAATCTTACCCATATCTTTCATATCTTTTGCTCCAACTTCATCTATGACTTCTTTTACCATTATAGAAAGCTCTTCTTCAGTTAATTGTTCAGGTAAGTATTCCATAAGGATCTCTATTTCTTTCTCAGCAGTCTGAACTAAATCTTCTCTATGGCCTTTTTGGAACTCTTCAATTGAATCTTTTTTCTGTTTAACTTGCTTAGATATAATATCTAAAATATCCTCATCTTTAAGCTCCACTCTATCATCAACTTCTCTTTGTTTAATAGAAGCTCTGACCATTGTGACAACATTTTTTTTAAGTTTATCTTTATTCTTCATGGACATTTTTAAGTCTTCCATCAGCTTCTCTTTGAGAGACATCCACTTCACCTCTTATCTTCTACGGCTGTTTTTTCTCTTAGCTGCTTCAGCTTTCTTTTTACGCCTTACACTAGGCTTTTCATAATGCTCTCTTTTTCTTGCTTCTGACAAAACTCCACTTCTAGCACATTGTCTCTTGAATCTTCTTAAAGCATTATCTAAGGATTCATTGTCTCCAATTTTGATCTCTGTCATCTACATCTCCCTCCCCTCTAGTACTGCAATTAGACCCTTAATTATTCTACATTAAAACTGCCTATCTTGCAATAAATATATCTACATTAGCCTGGAGGCCATTGAAGATTTCTTCCTCCTAATAAATGGAAGTGTAGGTGACCCACTGTCTGTCCCCCTTCTTTTCCACAGTTAGTAACTACTCTATATCCTCTATCAGATAAACCTTGTTCTTTGGCAATTTCCTTGATTTTAATATATATTTCTTTTATGATATCTATATTATTTTCATCCAAATGATTTAATGATTCAATATGTTCCTTAGGTATTACCAATATATGAGTTGGAGATTGGGGGTCAACATCATTAAAGGCCAATATTTTGTCATCTTCATATACTTTATCAGAAGGTATCTCACCATTGATTATTTTACAAAATATACAATCTGTCATACCTATCACCTCCTCAACAGATATTCTTTGTAACTATATTCTATATTTTTTAAAAAAATCCTCTATATATCTTCAATTATTTTTCCTATAATCTCTTCTTCTTTAATATGCTCTGTTAAAACTGTTAGTATTTCTCCCTCTATATCACTTTTGCAAGGAGCCATAACCTTTATATAATTTGTAGTATATCCTTCCATCGTTTCCACATGGTCTTTCACATCAGATTCAAATAATACGTCCATCCTTTTATTCAAAAATCCTTTTAAATATTTCTTAGTCATCTCTTCTGATATCTCTATTAATTTCTTGCTACGGTCTCTTTTAATCCTACCGTTAATCTGTTCTTTAAACTTAGATGCTGCTGTCCCCTCTCTAGGAGAATATTTAAATACATGCACCTTTAAAAAACCTATCTTCTTAACAAATTTACAGGTTTCCTCAAATTGCTCATCTGTCTCTCCAGGAAAGCCTACTATTATATCAGTAGTAAGTCCTACATTGGGCATATATCTTTTTATAAGATTGACCTTATCTAAATACTCTTTACTAGTATATTTTCTATTCATTCTTTTTAGTACAAAATCACTACCGCTTTGTAGAGAAAGATGAAAATGATTACAAAACTTAGGTAATTCCTTGACTCTTTTTATAAAATCTTCTGTTATCATATTAGGCTCTACAGAACTCAACCTTATTCTTTCAATAGAAGGTATCTGGTTAATCTCTTCTATAATATCTATTAACCTAATGTTACCCAAATCTTTACCATATGAGGCTATGTGTATTCCAGTAAGTACTATTTCTTTAAATCCTGCATCAGCCAATCTATTTACTTCTAATATAATATCATCTTTATTTCTACTCCTTATAGGTCCTCTAGTAAATGGTATTATGCAATAGGTACAATATTGACTACATCCATCTTGAATCTTAACAAAAGCCCTAGTCTTGCCTTTAACATTTTCTATATTCAATGTCTCAAATTCTGAAACATCCATTATATTTCCTACACTTTTTATCTTCTGACTATTTTCCATAACTTTTTCACATAAATCTACAATATCTTTACGATTCTGTGTACCCAATACTATATCCACATCTCCTATACTTGCTACTTCATCAGGGGCAATTTGAGAATAACAGCCTACTACACCTATGACTGCATCCTTATTTATTCGCTTAGCTTTTCTAATAAATTGTCGTGATTTTCTATCCCCCATATTGGTGACAGTACAAGTATTAATTATATATATATCCGCATAGTCTTGGTCATTTACTATTGTATATCCTCGTTTTTCAAATATTTCACCCATCGCTTCAGTTTCATATTGATTCACTTTACAACCTAAGGTATGAAAAGCTACTTTACACATTCTATTTATCACTCCACATCTTCCAACTCATACAGTGCCAATGCTACCGTTACTATGCCAGCCGTTTCAGTTCTAAGTATTCTAGAACCCAAAGAAACTATTTTCGCATTTATAGATTTGAAATTTTCAATTTCTGACTCTTCAAACCCACCTTCAGGACCTATAACAATATTCACACTGTCTTTAGATATATTTCTCAATACACTCTTTATACTTATGTTTTCTTCATTTTCATAGGGTACAATTATATTTTTCTTATCTTTAAGCTCTATTAAAACATCCTTAAATTTCACTGGACTAGTAACTTTAGGGACAATTCCTCTATTGCATTGTTTTGATGCCTCTAATGCTATTTTATTCCATCTATCAACTTTTTTAGAAGTCTTTTTATGATCTTTAAATTTAACTACAACTCTATCACTTATCATAGGTACTATTTTACTAACTCCTAATTCTGTTGCCTTCTGAATAATCAATTCCATTTTAGAACCTTTAGGCATTCCCTGGTATAGAATCACTTCAACATCAGACTCGCCCTTAGACTTCATCTTATCAATTATTAATCCAGTCACTTTATCTTTAGCAATAGCTTCTATTTTTACCAGATAGTCATTCCTTTCACCATCACAAAGAAATATTTCATCCCCTACTTTTAACCTTAAAACATTTTTTATATGATTGACATTTTCACCAGTTATTGTAATATATTCATCAGTTATATTATCTTTATCTACAAAAAATCTATGCATTTAATCTACCTCTTTGGGCTTTGAAACAATACATGCCCACTCGCCCATTATTATTTCATCTATTATTTTAAGTCCATTGCTCTTTAACGCATCCTTAACTTCTTCTATCTTCTCAAAAATTATCCCTGAAGCAATAAATACTCCATCTTCTTCTAAAAACCTAATAATATCTTTAGATAAATCTATTATTACAGATGCTATTATATTGGCAACAATGACATTACCTTTTCCCTCAATCACATCTAAAAGATTACCTTCTTTTATTTGTACAGTATTGGCTACCCCATTTTTTCTGACATTTTCCCTTGCCACTCTAACAGAGTCTTGGTCTAAATCTATGCCTATAATGCTTACAGCTCCCAATTTAGCAGCAGCAATTGACAAAATACCAGTGCCACATCCTATATCAAAAACTGTATCTAAATTGTGTACATATTTTTCCAATTGCTGGATGCACATTATTGTAGTCTCGTGGGTGCCTGTACCAAATGCCATTCCTGGATCAAGTTCTATAATTATATCATCTTCTATTTTCTCATATGTTTCCCAGGAAGGTTTTATAACTACTCTATTACCAACTTTTTTAGGCTTATAATACTTTTTCCATGTATTTGCCCAATCCTGATCATCTATCTCAGATGTGGTAACATTTCCAAGTCCCTTATCCAGATTATATTGAGGAATTTTTTCTACATTTTGTCTTATAAGCTCTATTTTATCTATCAAGTCTTCACTTTCCTCTAAATATCCCTTTACTGTTACACCTTCAAATTCATTTTCTAATAATTCAGGATCTATATAGTCCCAATCATCTTCGTTTTTACTTGTAAATATTATATCATTAGGATCTTCTATAACTAGACCAATTGCTCCAGCCTCATATAATATATTAGACACTGCCTCTACAGCTTCTGTAGTAGTTTCGACTTGGACCTCTATCCACTTCATAGTATCCACATCCTTTATTATTCATGTATTTAACAGTTGGTATTCATCTAATTATTATAACTCATATTTTTTAAAAATACCAGATTAAATGGAATAATCTCATATTATAAAGTATAAATATGATTATTTAAAATCAAAACGGCGAAGAATATCGCCGCTTTGATTCTCCATAATTAAATTACTTTATCCTCCAAAAGCATCTTTAACTTTGTCAAAAAAACCCTTTTTTTGTTGATGGAAAGTCTCTCCTGTTTCCTTAGCAAACTCTTTTAAAATTTCTTTTTGCTTCTCGTTTAAATTTTTAGGCACTTCAATTACTACCTTAACATATTGATCTCCTCTTCCATATCCTCTTAAATTCGGTATTCCTTTATTTTTTAATCTAAATACCGTTCCAGTTTGCGTACCCTCTGGTATTTTATATTTAACTTTTCCGTCTAATGTAGGTACTTCAACCTCATCTCCTAAAGCTGCTTGAACAAAGGTTATAGGGAATTCACAAATAACGTCATTTCCTTCTCTATTAAATATCTTATGAGGTCTAACATTTATATATATATATAGATCGCCCCTAGGGCCACCCTTTTCTCCAGGTTCGCCCTCTCCTCTTAAAGGCATTACTGATCCAGTATCTACACCTGCTGGTATTTTTATATTAATTTTTTTAATCTTAGCTTCTTTCCCAGTTCCATGACATTTATTGCAAGGACTCTCTATATTTTCACCTGTACCATTACATTCATCACAGGTTTTAACATTGACAAATTGCCCTAAAGGAGTCTTTTGAGCATATCTAACTTCTCCTGTTCCATTACATTTAGTACAAGTAGATTTTTTGGTTCCTGGTTTAGCCCCTGTTCCATTACATACAGAACAATCTTCCATCCTCCTAAACTTTATCTCTTTCTCTGCACCAAATGCTGCCTCTTCAAAATCAATATCTATTTGATATTTGATATCAGCACCTCTTTTTGGCCCTGATTTCCTTTGTCTTGAAGAAAAGCCTCCACCAAAGAAATCTCCAAAAATATCTCCAAAAATATCTCCAAAATCTCCAAAGCCTTGCTCAAATCCTTGTCCTCCTGCTCCATTTCCATTGACTCCAGCATGACCAAATCTATCATATCTTTGTCTCTTTTCACTATTACTCAATACTTCATACGCCTCATTGGCCTCTTTAAGTTTGTCAGAGGCTTCTTCATTGTTTGGATTTAAGTCGGGATGATATTTCTTTGCCACTTTTCTATATGCTCTCTTTATTTCATCTTGAGATGCATTTTTATCTACTCCTAATATTTCATAATAATCCCTTTTACTCAATT encodes the following:
- a CDS encoding GatB/YqeY domain-containing protein — encoded protein: MSLKEKLMEDLKMSMKNKDKLKKNVVTMVRASIKQREVDDRVELKDEDILDIISKQVKQKKDSIEEFQKGHREDLVQTAEKEIEILMEYLPEQLTEEELSIMVKEVIDEVGAKDMKDMGKIMGKMMPKIKGKADGSMVNKIVRQHLN
- the rpsU gene encoding 30S ribosomal protein S21 yields the protein MTEIKIGDNESLDNALRRFKRQCARSGVLSEARKREHYEKPSVRRKKKAEAAKRKNSRRR
- a CDS encoding histidine triad nucleotide-binding protein encodes the protein MTDCIFCKIINGEIPSDKVYEDDKILAFNDVDPQSPTHILVIPKEHIESLNHLDENNIDIIKEIYIKIKEIAKEQGLSDRGYRVVTNCGKEGGQTVGHLHFHLLGGRNLQWPPG
- the mtaB gene encoding tRNA (N(6)-L-threonylcarbamoyladenosine(37)-C(2))-methylthiotransferase MtaB; translation: MCKVAFHTLGCKVNQYETEAMGEIFEKRGYTIVNDQDYADIYIINTCTVTNMGDRKSRQFIRKAKRINKDAVIGVVGCYSQIAPDEVASIGDVDIVLGTQNRKDIVDLCEKVMENSQKIKSVGNIMDVSEFETLNIENVKGKTRAFVKIQDGCSQYCTYCIIPFTRGPIRSRNKDDIILEVNRLADAGFKEIVLTGIHIASYGKDLGNIRLIDIIEEINQIPSIERIRLSSVEPNMITEDFIKRVKELPKFCNHFHLSLQSGSDFVLKRMNRKYTSKEYLDKVNLIKRYMPNVGLTTDIIVGFPGETDEQFEETCKFVKKIGFLKVHVFKYSPREGTAASKFKEQINGRIKRDRSKKLIEISEEMTKKYLKGFLNKRMDVLFESDVKDHVETMEGYTTNYIKVMAPCKSDIEGEILTVLTEHIKEEEIIGKIIEDI
- a CDS encoding 16S rRNA (uracil(1498)-N(3))-methyltransferase, which gives rise to MHRFFVDKDNITDEYITITGENVNHIKNVLRLKVGDEIFLCDGERNDYLVKIEAIAKDKVTGLIIDKMKSKGESDVEVILYQGMPKGSKMELIIQKATELGVSKIVPMISDRVVVKFKDHKKTSKKVDRWNKIALEASKQCNRGIVPKVTSPVKFKDVLIELKDKKNIIVPYENEENISIKSVLRNISKDSVNIVIGPEGGFEESEIENFKSINAKIVSLGSRILRTETAGIVTVALALYELEDVE
- the prmA gene encoding 50S ribosomal protein L11 methyltransferase, yielding MKWIEVQVETTTEAVEAVSNILYEAGAIGLVIEDPNDIIFTSKNEDDWDYIDPELLENEFEGVTVKGYLEESEDLIDKIELIRQNVEKIPQYNLDKGLGNVTTSEIDDQDWANTWKKYYKPKKVGNRVVIKPSWETYEKIEDDIIIELDPGMAFGTGTHETTIMCIQQLEKYVHNLDTVFDIGCGTGILSIAAAKLGAVSIIGIDLDQDSVRVARENVRKNGVANTVQIKEGNLLDVIEGKGNVIVANIIASVIIDLSKDIIRFLEEDGVFIASGIIFEKIEEVKDALKSNGLKIIDEIIMGEWACIVSKPKEVD
- the dnaJ gene encoding molecular chaperone DnaJ; the protein is MSKRDYYEILGVDKNASQDEIKRAYRKVAKKYHPDLNPNNEEASDKLKEANEAYEVLSNSEKRQRYDRFGHAGVNGNGAGGQGFEQGFGDFGDIFGDIFGDFFGGGFSSRQRKSGPKRGADIKYQIDIDFEEAAFGAEKEIKFRRMEDCSVCNGTGAKPGTKKSTCTKCNGTGEVRYAQKTPLGQFVNVKTCDECNGTGENIESPCNKCHGTGKEAKIKKINIKIPAGVDTGSVMPLRGEGEPGEKGGPRGDLYIYINVRPHKIFNREGNDVICEFPITFVQAALGDEVEVPTLDGKVKYKIPEGTQTGTVFRLKNKGIPNLRGYGRGDQYVKVVIEVPKNLNEKQKEILKEFAKETGETFHQQKKGFFDKVKDAFGG